In the genome of Dermacentor variabilis isolate Ectoservices chromosome 5, ASM5094787v1, whole genome shotgun sequence, one region contains:
- the LOC142582389 gene encoding L-asparaginase-like → MAVVSPMDASYVPKALHSLTDDDEAWREFATNDEAFVLVIYTGGTIGMVKDKDGVLKPAPGILDKRLREFPQLHDAEYAKEHFGDCEKPPLVLPVTGDPRRVIYTISEYSPLLDSSNATMDDWLQIASDIKKYYDSYHAFIVLHGTDTMAYTSSALSFLLESLGKSVVVTGSQIPVFEPRSDGRDNLLNALIIAGNYVVPEVTLMFHNQLFRGNRVSKFSISHLDAFASFNMAPLVTLGVNVDITWRLILPDPKGEEFRAHDTLNRDVGLLRLFPSITAELVEWSLKPPIAGVVLQTYGAGNAPTARTDIMDALRSATKRGVLILNCSQCQHGSVDPAYETGNALLDAGVIPGADMTPEAALTKLAYVLSKSEWTLEEKKKKLQESLRGELTTGPGDSWEDQYKILNLMGPWKALFIR, encoded by the exons ATGGCTGTTGTCTCTCCGATGGACGCCTCGTACGTGCCCAAGGCACTGCACTCCCTGACCGACGATGACGAGGCGTGGCGCGAATTCGCCACCAACGACGAGGCATTCGTGCTGGTCATCTACACCGGAGGGACCATCGGCATGGTCAAGGACAAAGACGGAG TTCTCAAGCCGGCGCCAGGAATACTGGACAAGCGGTTGCGTGAGTTTCCACAGCTTCACGATGCCGAGTATGCCAAGGAGCACTTCGGTGACTGCGAGAAGCCTCCGCTGGTCCTGCC CGTTACCGGCGATCCACGACGAGTGATCTACACGATCTCCGAGTACAGTCCTCTGCTGGACTCTTCCAACGCCACCATGGACGACTGGTTGCAGATTGCTAGTGACATAAAG AAATACTACGACTCTTACCACGCCTTCATCGTGCTCCACGGCACGGACACTATGGCGTACACGTCTTCTGCACTCTCCTTTCTCCTGGAAAGCCTCGGGAAATCGGTCGTCGTCACCGGCTCCCAG ATACCAGTCTTCGAGCCCCGAAGCGATGGAAGAGACAACCTGCTGAACGCCCTCATTATAGCTGGGAACTACGTCGTGCCTGAA GTTACGCTTATGTTCCACAATCAACTCTTCCGTGGGAACCGCGTGAGCAAATTCAGCATTTCCCACCTTGATGCCTTCGCGTCATTCAATATGGCGCCTCTTGTGACCCTTGGTGTCAACGTCGACA TTACTTGGCGCTTGATTCTCCCTGACCCAAAGGGTGAGGAATTTCGCGCCCACGATACCCTGAACCGCGACGTGGGTCTACTCCGTCTCTTTCCCAGCATCACGGCCGAATTG GTGGAGTGGTCCCTGAAACCCCCCATTGCCGGCGTCGTGCTTCAGACTTATGGGGCTGGCAACGCGCCCACGGCTCGTACGGATATCATGGACGCCCTCCGCAGCGCTACTAAACGCGGAGTCCTCATCCTCAATTGTTCCCAATGCCAGCATGGATCCGTGGATCCCGCTTACGAGACGGGAAAT GCACTGCTCGATGCTGGCGTCATTCCCGGCGCCGACATGACCCCGGAGGCAGCGTTGACGAAGCTGGCTTACGTTCTTTCCAAGAGCGAGTGGACTctcgaggaaaagaaaaag AAGCTGCAGGAAAGCCTGCGCGGTGAGTTAACTACCGGACCAGGTGACAGCTGGGAAGACCAGTACAAGATACTCAACCTGATGGGACCTTGGAAGGCTCTGTTCATTCGCTGA